The Nitrospira sp. sequence CCTTTCGGGCTCGACAGGTACTTGTCCAATTTCAACAGCTCTTCGGGGGGAATCTGGCGAATCACCTCGCCGGAATTTTGCTCGACCACTTTCACGACTACTCGCTCGGTCTCATCGTCCACTTTGATTTGGAGTCGCGGATCCCCCAAAACCAGCATCTCGTTGACCTTCGCCGCAGCCCGATCGACCACGGCGCGATCAGCGGCTTGCTGGGACGTCGACTTATTGTCCGGGGCGCTTGCCTTCGTGCCCGGCTTTAGCCCTGCGGCAGGCGAGACCTCTTCCTCGCGAACCCGCCCAACGCGTGGATCTGCCTTTGGTGTAACGCTGTGTATCATGGCAGCCTCCCTACGATCCAACGATCGCCGCACCCTCTCGTTCATCCGAGAGGGTGCGACGCCGATGGCTTATTACTTACCGAAGTAGCGCCAACGCCTGCTGCGGCAATGAATTCGCCTGCGCAAGTATGGCGATACCTGTTTGCACGAGGACCTGGTTCTTGGTGAACTGAGAAGTCTCATAGGCAATGTCCGCATCGCGGATCCGGGATTCGGCCGCGGTGAGGTTCTCGCTGGAGATCTCCAGATTCGCGATCGTGGCTTCGAACCGATTCTGGAGTGATCCATATTCGGCGCGAGCGGTGGCCACGGCGCTGATGGCGCTGTCGATGTTGCTCAACGCGCTCTGCGCATTGGCCGATGTGGACACGTTCACGCTGCTGATGCCCAGCGCGGAAATCGTCAGCTGGTTCAGGTCCATCGTCAGCGTGTTCCCCGTGCCGCTCTTGAAGCCCACCTGCATCGTGAAACTGATCGTACTGCCGCTGGTCAAGGCTTGCCCGTTGAATTCCGTCACCGTTGCGATACGATCGATTTCCGAACGCAACGCCACAAACTCCTGGTCGATGTACGACCGTTCGGTGGCGCCCACCGTTCCGCTGGACGACTGCGAAGCCAGTTCGCGGAGCCGGCTCATCAGATTGCCGATCGTGGCAGCCGCACCGTCGGCGATCTGGGTCAAACTGATGCCGTCTGACGAGTTCCGAACGGCTTGGTTGATGCTGCGAATGTGCGCCCGCAACGTCTCGGACAATCCGAGACCGGCAGCGTCATCCGCGGCACGCGTGATTCGGAGACCGGACGAGAGGCGCTCGACTGAGCGTCCCAGGCTCCCCGTACTCACGCCTAGATTGCGCTGGGCCGAAATGGATGCAGGATTGTTGTTGACGATAATGGACATTGACACGTCCTCCTTGAGACAAAAACTTGATCCAACTCTTCGCCTCCGGCATCCGTGCAGAGGCACATGCCCCGCTCATACCCATGAGCCGGTCTGGTGTCTTATCGGTAGAGTCGGGCGGGACTTGAGCCGCCCGCCAATTGAGCACGAAGAGACGCTAAGGCTGTACCAACGGACACCAATCTGCCGTCACCACGGGATATCCAGACGGGGTAGTATTTCATACTCCAACAAATCCGCCAGACGGACCATGTCTTGGGCCGCACGAGCCTCCAACAATTGCTGCACCCATGGCGCCAATGCAGAGGCGCCGGTTCCCGCTCGCATCGCGACCGAAGCCTGGTCTACGAACTCCAGATAATCTGCCAGCCGGCCCATCCAGGCATCGAGCGGGGAAAGCGGCGACGGTCCAAATCTCAACTTGGAGATCAAGGCGGTTCCATCGGCGCGTAGCGTCTCGGTGAATTTCCTGATGGACCCCTCGGCAGCCCGCATGAGCTCCGGCATCGGCTGCGACAACGCCGTGAGCCGTTGGAACCGCATGGCGGGTTCGGCGAGAAACGCCGAATCCAGGTCTCGGTCAGTAATCGTGCGATGATCGAGCTGCAGCGTGGTCACGATACGCGCGCGGGCATGGGCCCGTTCACTGACTTCCGTCAACACATCCTCCATCGTCAGGGGCGCGTCGACTTCCCAGTGATCTTGATCCAGCGTGATATGCATGGTCGGTCTCCTCTTATCTGATACCGGCATACGAAGCGGGCACAATTGGGCTTGGGTTAACGGTATCCGAAACGGACGCAAGTCGGGAGGCCACAATGCCTATCTCGCGGCGCCAGCGATGATAGGCCGCCGCGTGATGCCGCGCCATCTGTTCCAGTCCTTGCACATTGTCCTGATGCAGCAGGCGGAGCGCGGCCGTGGTCACTGGCCTTGTGGCCCACGTCGCCGTGCCGGCCATGGCGACTTTCTGACGATCCTCCGCCTGGGTCCGCTGTAGTGATTGAACGGCTTGGACAGGAATGGGTGCTTGCCCAATAAGCGTCACGATATGGTCGGCGCGTTGGCAGAGCGTGTCGAGCAGGGGCACCATGGCTCCGATGCACGCCGATGCCTCCCGGGTATCGGGAGGAAGACCGTTCAATACCGGCAGCCGGCTGGGCTGTCCGGTAAACGACGCATACCATCGGCGTCGCCAGAAAGCCGCATACCAGGCTATGGCAGCGTCCTCGCGGCCGGAGACGAGCTGGAAACAGCCCAACTGATCGTCGTCGATGCCCGATCGATACAAGCGATAACCAGGGGCAACCGTGGGCAGCGGCCCTTCCCCCACCACATGTCGCATGACCTCGACGATGGAGTCGATCGGCAAACGGTCCTTACAGGCGTGGTGCGGACAGACCTGGTCGAACCCGCAGGGGGCACAGTCCAAATCCGGTTGCACAACCCAGTGCCCCGTTCCATACGGGCCGGTTTCCTGAAAATCCACGTGGCCGACAGACAGATCGATCACCGGAGTCTGGACGCCGACGGCCAAGTGCATCGGTCCTGTGTCGTTCGTGAGCAGCAGCCGGCACCGCGCCAGGAGGGCGGCGAGTTGCGCCAGCGTCGTCTGACCCACGGCATTCTTGATCGAGCTGCGCCCACCCGCCTCTCGATACGTCCTGATGACATGAGCAACGGTTTCCCGCTCCGATGCGGCTCCGACAAACAGAATGCCGCCGTTCCAGCGTGCGCTGAAACGGGCCAGCGTCTCGCCGAAATGCTGTGGGCGCCATGCCTTCATGACGTCGCTCGCTCCGGCTTGTACCGCAATCCATTTGGCGTCCGGTCGTTCCGGGTTGGACAAAAAGCGCTGCGCCCAGTCTCCGCTTTCGGCCGGTGCCGTCACATGCAGCGGCGCAAACGAGCCGGGCCGGCTCCCAGCCAGCGCATAGACATCGACGAGGTTGAATCGATTGATCCGGCGGATCTGGTGAATGTCGGTAAAGTAGGCCATCCAGGGATTGTCGATGACCGTGCCCCCATCCCACGCGCTCCGCGCCCCACGGATATCCGGAGCGCCGACGTAGTCAGCCAGCAGCGCGCTCGGACGGTTGAACGTGAGGTTGATGATGCGGTCATAGCGGCGCTCGTGCAGATCTCCGGCCCATGCCGCGACTTCTCGATACAGCGCGACGGTATCTTTGACGCAGGCGCGGCTTTCGTCGATTAACGCATGGAAATCATAGGCGATGATGTCGCGCAATCCATTCAGCATGGAGGCCACCGGCGCGAATTGCCGATCCACCACCAGGTCCACTGCCACACCCGGCCATTCTTCTCGAAGGCGAGCCAACAGCGTGCCCATTTGCACGAGATCTCCCATGCGGGTGATGTTTACAATCAACACTTGCTTCATGTTCAAGCCCTAGAAAGACGAGCTTCGAACTTCCGTTTCATGATCACCGAGAAACCCGAGACGAGAAACGTTGATTCAGACAAGGTCCCTCGTTTCAGCGCGATAACAATCCAACATCAGGATCAACAGCTCTTCCCTCGCCAACTTGTGGCCTGCGCCTTTCGCCTTGATCTGGGCCGCCACTTCTTTGAGCTCCACACGTTGACCTGGCGGAAAGCTGCGAAGCAGCGCCGCAAGCTCAGGAGGCGCGTCTCCCCGCTGCGCCAATGCGCCGGCGTCACGCCCTCCACGCATGATCGTCCCGATCCGGTCAGGCTGCTGCAGACCGATCGCAGCCAACAACTCTCTCATACGATGTCCATACGTATGGTGCGCAAGCACCCGGCGGCGCGCCGCCTCGGCAATCGCGCGCCGCCCGGATGCATCAGCGAGCCACGTGCGGATGAGTGACGGGACCTCAGCCAGAGTGGTAAACCGGGCCATCTCGTGGGGAGCGAAGAGGTCGGGAAAGAGTGCCCGCTCATCAACCAGTTGAAACGCGCCGCACGCCGCCAATTCAAACGTCCGTGGATTGACAAAGTCGGCCTCCGGATCGAGCCCATCACCCGCACAGGAATGAAGGTTCAAATTGATGGCTGTGGCATTGAAGACCTTCATACAGGTCTCGGTATCGATGCGGGCGCCGCCGCGCTGGAGAACCGGCGCGAGATCATCCGCTCCTTCCCATTCATTACCCCAAAGCTTGAACGACCAATCCTTCGACAGCCATGTGGGAAGGACCGCGCGACGATTGGCATATCCTGCGCCGACGAACGACACGTCTGCGCCATATTCACTCTGTTCGGCTGGGGTGAGCGTACGCGGCCGATGCAGCGCAGGGTCAGCCGCCATCGGCAGATAGCTGACCTGGCGCGCTCCGGCCCGCTTCAACGCCTCAAAACACCGAGCTTGCTGGATCACGAACCAATAGTCGTAGCCGCCGGCCAATTGCTGCCAATACGTCAGATGCCGATAGTTTTCAACGAACCACATCGCCGTGAGAAATTTCTTTTTACGCAGATGCTCGAGCACCGGGAGATTCAACGGCGCCTGCGCGAGCGCCAGCACAAGATCCGGCGGATCCTCGGCGAGATGCGCCATCACCCCCAGGCTCAGGCTATCTGCGAACCGGCTTTGCATCGTCAGACGATGCCGCGGCTCGCGATACGATCCGAACAGCTCATAGCTCGCCTGATGGCGGCTCTGATCCAGCCAACTGACGCGATGCCCCAGCGACTCGAGCGCCGCCACGGTGTGATGGGCAATGGGAAGCGAGCCGCCGTAGATCGGCCCGACGACGGCGACATGGAGCCGGCCACCCTGCTTGCTCGCAACCAGCTGGCGAAGTTTCGCGTCCAAGTCGCGATGCGCATCGGTGTGCAGACAGGCGGCCGACGCAAACGTCATGAAACGGAGCGGCACCGAATTCGTGACGAGTCGCTCGGCCATCACTTCCGGTGTCCCCCAAATCCAGTCAACTGTGTTGACCCACGCATCCATGGGTCTGGCCGACAGAGCGTTCTTGAGCACCGCCAGATCGGGCACGACGACCGCCAGTCTCGCTTCTCTCGGCTTCAGAGCAACCAAGGCTTCGACGTGATAGAGCAGTCCGACCCCGAGCACAACGCCGAGTTCGTCCGTCTTCCATTCGAGCAATCGGGCTTCGGCCCACACACGGGCTTCTTTGCGCGGATCATACCCGCTGTGTACCCATCGTCCATCATACGTCGCCGACGGACTTCCTTCGCGCGACGGCACGATCGTCAACAACCCGTCCGGACTATCCTGAGCCGCCTGGACAAGCGCCGGAGAGAGCCGTCGAAGGCCTTCGAGATTTTTCGCCAGATAGCTCATGCGCACGCCGGCTCCAATTCACGCCAGAGCGCCTCCCGCTCATGCGGCGGAACGGCTGGTTGCCCGACTGGGGAATAATACGCGCCCCATCTGTCGCAGTGACTCGTCCATACGCTCCAGCCGGCCGGCGCATGGAGACCCTGCTCCAATACTGCCGCGAGGGTTTCATCGACCGGCCACGTTCCGTCCCGCGCCTCTTCGGCTTGCCACACGAGGTGGTGGAAACCATACGGTCCCGTTTCATGCACCCGCGCCCGCGCGAAATACCAGCCGATGACCGGCCTGCCGAGCGCTGAAGCAAGATGCAGTGGGCCTGTATCGGAGCCGATAATTCGATGACAGCGCATGAGAATCACAGCCAGCTGAGCCAGCGACGTACGGCCCGTCGTATCCCAAATCCGACCCAACGCTGTTGGGGACAGAGGTGCCTGAATCTCGGCCGCTCGCTCCTGCTCTGTTCCAACAAGTACAACGCGGCCTTGTGGTGCCGCGGCGAGAAAAGAGGTAATCCACCGGCGCCAAACCTGTGTAGGCACGACCCGCTCAGTCTCCCCTGCCCCCACAATGAGCGCGACCCACGGAGCCCCTTGCTTCCCGATGCAGTCCAGATCGTCCGATAGTTGAACCGTCGGCGGATTCAGCATAACAATCCGTTCCGGCGGAGAGACTCCGCAGAGCCCACAAAACGCATCGGCAAGGTGCACCCGCTGGCCCCGGCGCCGCTGCGCTACATCGCGCACGTAAGCTGCCCAGGGTGTCAGCGCCTCGTCGAGCGGTCCATGTTGTAACGGCCCCTTCACTTCCCGGCCAAGCAAGGACGCAGCCACCAGTGCGCGACGGTGTTGATTGAGGACGTACGCACAGTCGTACCGCTCCGGCGCCAACGTTTTGAACGCTGCTTCGACTTCAATCAGATGTTCCGCACGCAAGTCCTGCCGGGCAATTTCAGCACGCTGTTGCCAGGCTGCTCCATCCCACTCAAGGACGTTTTGAATCCCCGGGATCAGACGTCCCACGCCAGCGAGATGCGACGGGCAGAGCAGATCAAGTTGTGTTTCGGGAAAACGAACGCGGAGTCCAGTGATTGCTGGAAGGGTTTGCAGGAGATCGCCCAATCGAGCCAGTTGTATGACCAGTGCGCGTGGCATTCGTTCATGCTTTCGCCTGACCGACATGATCGAAGAGCTCGATCGGGTCAGAGGTTTGGGTAGACTCAAGCAAGCGGTATGCTGAGTCGCTTTAGAGATGCGCTGCTTCCACGGCAAACGCCGCTTCCTTTCCTGCGATCGCTTGCTCGAGTTCGGCCAAACCATCATACGTCGGGGCAAGCGCGCGAAGCGTTTCATACTCTTGGCGTGCGCCCACGATCTGTTCCCCTCGGACCAGTACACCGGTCAGCGCAAAGCGAACCGACAGGTCGGCCGGATTCCGCGAGAGATAATGACGCAAGCGCTCACCCACCTCTTGCCAGCGGTTTTGTGCCGTACCGGCCCGCAGCAACCAATGGATCGCTTCGGCATCATCAGGATGCTCGGCGAGCACTTGACGGAACCGTTCCCAGGCGCCTTGTGCATAGGCCCTTCCCATCGCCGCCATCCCCATGCCCATCAAACATTTCTTACGGTCCGCTCCTTGCCGCAGAGCCGAGGCAAATGCGGCTTCAGCCTGCTGATACTGCTCCCGCTGCATGGACAGAATGCCGCTCAGCAAAAGCCCCTCCGCATGATCGGGGGCGGCGTCCAGCAACATTCTCAGATGACTCTCCGCATCCGTGAAATTCTTCTGCTCAAGCAACGTGCGGACCAATGCGGCCCGCTCGGCAGGCGCATCCACCAATGCCAAATAGCGGGAGAGGAACCTCACACGTAAGACCGGCTCTTTCATCTTCTCGGCGACCATGGCACCCCACGACAAGACGAATCGGTCGTTCGGCCAATCGTCGACCATCCGGAGTTCCCACTTGACCGCCGCCCAATCCTTTTTCAACGCAGCCGCTTGCAGCGCCGCAACATGCGCCCAGGCAGCTCGATCATGGACGTCGCTCATCGGCTCCAATTGTGTCGGGAATTTTACGTCTCGAGGGCCGCTGACTAATTTGAAGCCGTCGGTGTGATAGTGCAGATCTTCGTCTGCCAGCCACCAATGAGCGCCCCATCGTTCCTCAAGCAGCCGACTATTGTGCTCGTCATGACTGTTCCTGCCGGAGGTCTGGCTTTCCAGATGATACAACACACTGCGCGGCTGATAGATGATGTGATAGCCTTTCTCCCGAATCTTCAGACAGAGATCCACATCCTCGAAGCCATTGATGAAGCTTTCGTCGAAACCCAACGCTTCCTCGAAAACATCCCGACGAATCAGCATGCAAGCCGCCGTGACTGCCAGGAATTCTCGTCGCTGATTGACGGCCGGGACGGTACTCGAAGCCGCTCGATAGATGTGATAGGCGCTTCGAAACGACCGCATAAACACGACGCCGGCATGCTGAACGGATCCGTCCGCAAACAGCAGCTTGCTGCCGACCGCGCCGACTTCCGGATGCTTTTCCACCTCGTCCACTAACGGATTGAGCCAGTGTGGTTGTGGGACGGTGTCGTTATTCAGAAACACCAGATACTTACCGCGTGCCACCCGTGCGCCCTGGTTGCATCCCTTGGCAAATCCAAGGTTCTGCTCGTTGCTGACGATTTGCACATTGCCTTTAAGCCCTGCCAAAAACTCCTTGGTCCCATCCACGGATCCGTTGTCGACGATGATCACTTCGAACGTGACATCGGTCGCCGCAGCAGCCAATGCGGACAGGCATTGCCTGGTCAAGTCGAGTTTGTTCCAAACAGGGATGATGATGGAGCAGGTACACGACGGCGCCGGCTGCAAAAGCGCGTGATATTCCTGCAAAGCCCGATCCTGCATCTCCCGGACCCCGGGGATTGATTTCGAAACTTCACGATGCTTTTCGTAGATCATCGCGGCCGTTCTCGCAAAGTCAGGACGGCGGCTGCTGGTCATGGACGAGCCGTCGGTCCGCCAAGTGAACTCCGCAGTCACCTTCTTGAGATGCTTAAAGGGATACCGGCGTGAAATCCTGATCCAGAGATCCCAGTCTTCGTGGGAGGTGAGCGCTTCATCGAACAGACCTGCCGCTTCAAGACAGACCCGTTCATGCATCACGCTCAAGACAGGAAAATAATTGGAGATCAGCAATCGCGCAGCGTCGAAGTCGTAGGAATAGGGGATATCTCGGCTGGTTTCGACGTACCGGTCTCCCTGCATTTTTTCATGTACCCGCCAGGCATCGGTGTACGCAACACACTCATCATGCGTCTCTAAGTAATTGACCAGGGTCTCCAGATGATCGGGAAAAAATCGATCGTCATCGTCCAGATAGGCGATATATTTGCCGCGCGCGAGCTTGAGTCCCGTGTTGCGGGCGGCAGCCAGTCCCCGGTTGGCCGCATGCCGGACGTAGGTGATCCGCCCACCGGTGTTCATGTCGCTCAGCTCGGATTCCGCACTGGACCCCGCGTCGTTGACCACAATGATCTCAAAATCCTGGTACGTTTGGGCCAGGACACTTGCGATGGCACACCGTAGTTGTTGGATGCGGTTATGCGTCGGCATGATAACCGACACCATCGGGAATTCTCGATTTGGTGTCTCCGATACCTTTACTGGAGAGACACCAGAGGGAGCATTCGACCGAGAGCTCTCTCCACTGATCCGTTCGGTCTTGTGCTCGACAATCGAGGCGATCTTGCCGCCGTAGTACTGCGCATTGAAGACCATATCTGGAACAGGATCGAG is a genomic window containing:
- a CDS encoding flagellar protein FlaG — protein: MIHSVTPKADPRVGRVREEEVSPAAGLKPGTKASAPDNKSTSQQAADRAVVDRAAAKVNEMLVLGDPRLQIKVDDETERVVVKVVEQNSGEVIRQIPPEELLKLDKYLSSPKGLLLSEEA
- a CDS encoding flagellin FliC — translated: MSIIVNNNPASISAQRNLGVSTGSLGRSVERLSSGLRITRAADDAAGLGLSETLRAHIRSINQAVRNSSDGISLTQIADGAAATIGNLMSRLRELASQSSSGTVGATERSYIDQEFVALRSEIDRIATVTEFNGQALTSGSTISFTMQVGFKSGTGNTLTMDLNQLTISALGISSVNVSTSANAQSALSNIDSAISAVATARAEYGSLQNRFEATIANLEISSENLTAAESRIRDADIAYETSQFTKNQVLVQTGIAILAQANSLPQQALALLR
- a CDS encoding glycosyltransferase family 9 protein yields the protein MKQVLIVNITRMGDLVQMGTLLARLREEWPGVAVDLVVDRQFAPVASMLNGLRDIIAYDFHALIDESRACVKDTVALYREVAAWAGDLHERRYDRIINLTFNRPSALLADYVGAPDIRGARSAWDGGTVIDNPWMAYFTDIHQIRRINRFNLVDVYALAGSRPGSFAPLHVTAPAESGDWAQRFLSNPERPDAKWIAVQAGASDVMKAWRPQHFGETLARFSARWNGGILFVGAASERETVAHVIRTYREAGGRSSIKNAVGQTTLAQLAALLARCRLLLTNDTGPMHLAVGVQTPVIDLSVGHVDFQETGPYGTGHWVVQPDLDCAPCGFDQVCPHHACKDRLPIDSIVEVMRHVVGEGPLPTVAPGYRLYRSGIDDDQLGCFQLVSGREDAAIAWYAAFWRRRWYASFTGQPSRLPVLNGLPPDTREASACIGAMVPLLDTLCQRADHIVTLIGQAPIPVQAVQSLQRTQAEDRQKVAMAGTATWATRPVTTAALRLLHQDNVQGLEQMARHHAAAYHRWRREIGIVASRLASVSDTVNPSPIVPASYAGIR
- a CDS encoding glycosyltransferase — protein: MSYLAKNLEGLRRLSPALVQAAQDSPDGLLTIVPSREGSPSATYDGRWVHSGYDPRKEARVWAEARLLEWKTDELGVVLGVGLLYHVEALVALKPREARLAVVVPDLAVLKNALSARPMDAWVNTVDWIWGTPEVMAERLVTNSVPLRFMTFASAACLHTDAHRDLDAKLRQLVASKQGGRLHVAVVGPIYGGSLPIAHHTVAALESLGHRVSWLDQSRHQASYELFGSYREPRHRLTMQSRFADSLSLGVMAHLAEDPPDLVLALAQAPLNLPVLEHLRKKKFLTAMWFVENYRHLTYWQQLAGGYDYWFVIQQARCFEALKRAGARQVSYLPMAADPALHRPRTLTPAEQSEYGADVSFVGAGYANRRAVLPTWLSKDWSFKLWGNEWEGADDLAPVLQRGGARIDTETCMKVFNATAINLNLHSCAGDGLDPEADFVNPRTFELAACGAFQLVDERALFPDLFAPHEMARFTTLAEVPSLIRTWLADASGRRAIAEAARRRVLAHHTYGHRMRELLAAIGLQQPDRIGTIMRGGRDAGALAQRGDAPPELAALLRSFPPGQRVELKEVAAQIKAKGAGHKLAREELLILMLDCYRAETRDLV
- a CDS encoding glycosyltransferase family 9 protein, which gives rise to MPRALVIQLARLGDLLQTLPAITGLRVRFPETQLDLLCPSHLAGVGRLIPGIQNVLEWDGAAWQQRAEIARQDLRAEHLIEVEAAFKTLAPERYDCAYVLNQHRRALVAASLLGREVKGPLQHGPLDEALTPWAAYVRDVAQRRRGQRVHLADAFCGLCGVSPPERIVMLNPPTVQLSDDLDCIGKQGAPWVALIVGAGETERVVPTQVWRRWITSFLAAAPQGRVVLVGTEQERAAEIQAPLSPTALGRIWDTTGRTSLAQLAVILMRCHRIIGSDTGPLHLASALGRPVIGWYFARARVHETGPYGFHHLVWQAEEARDGTWPVDETLAAVLEQGLHAPAGWSVWTSHCDRWGAYYSPVGQPAVPPHEREALWRELEPACA
- a CDS encoding glycosyltransferase, whose amino-acid sequence is MTMMRPVQKPDHRDTERLSTKRPTVSVICTVFNGERYLDQTIQSVLGQEFTDWELVLFDDGSTDRTRDIVMMYARDPRIRYIYHGNIAQSGAAFDQLLNTCMGYVTGEYVAFIGADDVFMPRKLSAQMAALKDDPAADILFSDGSHIDAEGRILATDFRFQESLAFTSRNLLRTLFRKNIVPHPTVLVRRRVIEDLGGFETGFCPDYQFWLKAAGARVRFKYMDEKLVQYRIHPQGISTGPASKTGPETVTLLSAMRARVEIQELYPELSECADQQAARYGAHVDFGLLLLTANIPCPQLAVEEFRQALVERGDGLEAINNLGVLLALFGLHDKAEMCFRFVHETIKMPRAFDHNLQVMRRLATGQTGASEGFILLRQTADDQELLRRLDPVPDMVFNAQYYGGKIASIVEHKTERISGESSRSNAPSGVSPVKVSETPNREFPMVSVIMPTHNRIQQLRCAIASVLAQTYQDFEIIVVNDAGSSAESELSDMNTGGRITYVRHAANRGLAAARNTGLKLARGKYIAYLDDDDRFFPDHLETLVNYLETHDECVAYTDAWRVHEKMQGDRYVETSRDIPYSYDFDAARLLISNYFPVLSVMHERVCLEAAGLFDEALTSHEDWDLWIRISRRYPFKHLKKVTAEFTWRTDGSSMTSSRRPDFARTAAMIYEKHREVSKSIPGVREMQDRALQEYHALLQPAPSCTCSIIIPVWNKLDLTRQCLSALAAAATDVTFEVIIVDNGSVDGTKEFLAGLKGNVQIVSNEQNLGFAKGCNQGARVARGKYLVFLNNDTVPQPHWLNPLVDEVEKHPEVGAVGSKLLFADGSVQHAGVVFMRSFRSAYHIYRAASSTVPAVNQRREFLAVTAACMLIRRDVFEEALGFDESFINGFEDVDLCLKIREKGYHIIYQPRSVLYHLESQTSGRNSHDEHNSRLLEERWGAHWWLADEDLHYHTDGFKLVSGPRDVKFPTQLEPMSDVHDRAAWAHVAALQAAALKKDWAAVKWELRMVDDWPNDRFVLSWGAMVAEKMKEPVLRVRFLSRYLALVDAPAERAALVRTLLEQKNFTDAESHLRMLLDAAPDHAEGLLLSGILSMQREQYQQAEAAFASALRQGADRKKCLMGMGMAAMGRAYAQGAWERFRQVLAEHPDDAEAIHWLLRAGTAQNRWQEVGERLRHYLSRNPADLSVRFALTGVLVRGEQIVGARQEYETLRALAPTYDGLAELEQAIAGKEAAFAVEAAHL